The genome window ATCCCTCCTTCCAGCCTGGCAAAGATGCTGAGCCTCGACAGTGTCTATATTTAGCTGCCGGTCCAATCAATGATGGCAGAGCCACAGAGTCATGACTGTGCATACTGATAACTACTATAACGCTATCTCTATCAGCAgtaaattaaagaaataatgATATGAAATGTGAGCAAAGGAAGCAAAATAACAATTCAGACTACCATACAGTTGGAGAAGGACAGGAAAGACCATGAGGAACAggcgtgaggaggaggaggaggaagaggaggaggtaatGATGTGTGAAGAAGGTGAGGGAGAAGAGGCATTAAAGGGAAAGAGTCGGGTGTAAATGTAGAGGCAGCGGTATCGAGGGATGGAGACAGATGGAGGGCGGTGGGGTTTATGGAGAACAGAGGAGGTGTAGAAGTCACACAGGCAGAGATGAAGACACAGAGATTGAAGGGTGGTTGaaggcagaggaggaaaaagtgaGGAAGGGGAGAGAATTGCATGtgaggagaagcagagagaaatgAGTTCctcagaggtggagagagaagaaaaaagaaccGAGTTCACACAAGAGCACAAGTATAGAGGAAGCTGTTAGAGGCTGCAGGGTTTTTCTGTGGCAAAAAAGAGCAGAGCGCTTGCTATTGGTATGCGAGGTCACAGCGTGGCTTTGTAGGGAAATGAAAGtaagagagaggagacacagtCAGAAGACGGAGCCAATCCTACACTGTGTACTCTGAGAAATATAGAGAAAGattgtgagacagagagaggtttTATAGCATGAGGTGTAGAGAGAAAGGTCAGGAATGGTTTTTCTACTGTTCACCGGTGCTCAAGTCAATTCTCTGACAGACGAATTCACAAAAGCCCAGGTTACAAAATAAGGTCAACATTTGAGAAGTGAAAGAAGATTAATGGATGGATTCAAATGAACTAGTATAGTGTAGCTTTGTGTGTATGAGCTGAATTGATTTAGTGTAAATAGGATTTTAGTGGTAAATGCCAAAAAAACAGTTGAATTGTAGCCAATATTTCCATTTGCTGGTTATCGATCGAACCCGAGTCACTAGAACAAAGTTCTGTCGTTAAGTTTAGAGGCTTTTTTTTGTACTGTGTTGCAGAATCTCATTTATTCCGATGTGACAATGTGTCTCATGAGTCCTTTTAGTCTTTACAGTCACACTATACAATTATAGTGGAGGCACCATCTATGATACCAGTGTCATAGCATGATAGTATAAGAGTGTGGCGCTGAATCACTGATGAGCAATCTGTGATTCAGTGATTTAGACAAACAGTTACATACATGTGTCTTTCTCTCACAGTGAAACCTGCAGTTCTTTGTATCaagcacaagaacacacacacacacacacacacacacacacacacagattcctTTTTCCAATCCCTGTATGTGACACCAACACAAGAACACAGGCACAGGGCACAGATAGACTCTCACTGCTCCCTCATGCACAAATCATCCCTGTCTTTTTCTCTCGTGGGACGCGCGAGAGCGGATAAATGCGAATGTGCTCAtcgtgcacagacacacacacttcaaatcTAAGAACCTGTGAAAAACTGGAAAGTGCCTCGAGCACTTGGAAAGCCCTTGCTTTAAAATCCActctatttttgtgtttgtctgtgatctGTGCTGGGGAGGAATTACATGAAGACACAGATGTAGAACagagtctctgtctctgtctgtctctgtctgtgtacGTGACATGCATAAATGACATATGTATAAATGGATgggaaaacagacagaaacaggcaGAAGATAGAAGATTAATGTGATCCATGCTCTTTGTAGAAGTTTGTCtctgtacagacacacactctctctcacactctggACAAACCTCAGCTTTCTATAACCACACTCAGAAATTCAGACAGCCAGAGTTCAATTACTGCCCTCTTGCTCTGTGTGTCATTATCATTGCCTCCATGTTACAGCTGATTCTATTAAAGGTTGCTATGTAACAACCTGCCCTTTTACCATTTCAATTACACTGCTCTGTGTTATGTGCcctcaatatgtgtgtgtgtgtgtgcgtgtgtcctcAGCTGCACTGTGTGTAATCTGCTGCAGAAGCCTAAAGGCCCCAGGCTGACTTCACCCTGCCACCCAAACAGCACTGAGACCCACTTCATTTTGTCCCACAGGGGTCAGTTAGATAGTTACGCTCATACACATTTTACACGAATGAGAATGGATTCGCCCGATGATGGCCTCGTAGCAGCTGAACACTTAAGGGACGAGGAACGCCCTTCGAAATTTCATATTTTAGCCAGACTTTATCGAACGGCTTGTGCCAATATGTGTTTCACAGAAATATAGCCTTAAGTGTGTCAGAGCAGTAGCGAATGAACATTCAGGTTTCGGAAATAATAAGTcccagaggaggagaagtggaGGACGGTAAAAGGGCCAGTGTTGCTCGAGGCAGTTTCTGCTCAGGTTGAGTTATTCAGAACAGCAGAGATGACAAATCTTCGGCATGTTacccagaaaaaaacacagctccTCCAGTGATCTAACAAACTGGTATGATGCATCTGCACTAAGATACAGTAAGGACATGGATGTCAGCAGTATACAGTGTGTGGTCGTGGAATTCTTAATGTATGTGCAAGCTTGTGAAAAACACCACCAGTACATACACAGAATAAAGGTGTGCACTGGATCTACCATTAAAACTGGGGTAGTCACAATGCTGTTAAACAAGACCAATTGTGTTTAAGGAGCTACAATTAGTATATTTACTTGTtcgttttttgtgtgtgagttaataatgaatattttgtcaaattcaaatgaagATTAAATTATATGGGTGTCATTCCAAGTAAATGAAGAAACCAACGACCTAATGTATATTCAGGCTGTTGCTCATTTCTCATCACAATTTCtacatttctaaaatatttatatgattgagaaaaaaaaaacattgttgaatACTATTATCGTCTTTTCTTGCAAATTCTGCAGTCTTCCTGCACTAGTTTCTACTATCACgttcattttgaaatgtgcCGCAGGTTTGCTCTGTGCTATTTCATATTCTGCACAAATGCAGCGTCGATTATTCAGCATGCTATTAACAGCCATTACATTTAAGTGTGTGAGTTAATGTGAACAGGAGCGTTTGATTTAGTGGTTAAAGCCATTATTGTTAAGTAATAAAATGGTCTATGATAGATACTTTATCTATCTATGGAATCGTAGATACTAATTGTTGCAGTGGTGGAAGGTTTGCTGATTCTTGCTGTTTACAAGAATTGTGCTGCTCAGCACTCCATGTTGTCACTGTTGTCTGATTCTCTTCTTCATAACGTGGCATCTATAGGAGACAGGACTGCAGGCAGAATAACAATCCAGAGACAATGATTGTGGTATGTGGCTGTCTGTCACAGTAAGATGATGGTTTTTCATTTCATATAATGCCTGACGGACTGAGGGCGCGATGTTCACACATATTCAGCAGCAGTTTCCGCCCTTTGGTCTTGATCCCACTGAGATTTCCCCTGAATTGAATCTTTTATTACCATAATAATGTACTGAAGATGGTGAACAACCTAAATAATAATCTGTTACACTGTATTTGAACACCCCGCCTCTATGTGTACtggtgatggactggcaatctgtccagggtgtaccctgcctttcgccctctgtcagctgggattgtgcccccctgtgaccctcatatggaggataaaccggtagaagatgagtgagtgagtgagtttactTTTCTGTAAATGGGGTTTATACAAACgcacacaataacacatactCATCAGACCGGTGAGCACCTGTTTCTGAAACAACACTTTAACTAGATTACTGGAGCAAAAAGAGAGTTGATGAACCTCAGCCTGTCCGTACAATCGATGGTCTGATATTTGCCCGTATCCCATCCTGTCGACCAGAACACAGataaggaagaagaagaagaagaagaaatgtaaGGTCAATgggaagaggaaggagagagagggaagcagAAGAATGATATAAGGATCTGTAAGGTAGTTATAGAGGAGAGATGAGAAATCACTTCTATGTATGATGATGTATGGCTTATGCATTGAATTGAGATAGAAATATGTGATGGGTGATGGCTTGGCTGAACAGGGCGTGACTGGAAGATTCAGTTTAAAGGTCATGTGTGTTATAGAACAGTTTCCTCCAGTTCCTCCTTTATCCTTCATCTCCCTCTACCGCCCTCTGTCCATCGCTAGTGTCACCCCGATTGTGCCAATAACCTTCATCTCTTTCCTGCCCTCGTCTTCTTTTGTACGTGTCTTTTTCTACTCTTCACATGACTCACCAACTCCCACCCTCCAtcgctccttctctctccctccatccctctcaATCAGCTTCAAAGAGCCGTCTCTGTGGTGGACCTCGGGGGCACCTGACTCTTGACGTGGAATGAAATCATCCGTCCCCAAGTGctgacatctgtgtgtgtgtgtgtgtggctttataGCTGGTACAGACTGGTCTGAAGTGCACTCAGGCCGCAGGCAGTGCTACAGCAAACAAAACCAATGAACAACAGGGGGAACCTGGACCACATGGTTATTTCTGCTCATGACTTTACTTTATAAATGTGATTATGGTGCAGTGTTGTTGCTAACCTTTACAGCCCAAATTAAATTTGAGTGTGAGTTGGGGTGAGTGTGTACTTGTATCTGTGACCtcgtcctaatgaggcagaggcTTATTTCTGAGGTTAAAGTGTAGGACTAAGATTTCaattgtggttaggttcagTTTGAGGTTAtgcattaactagttatgaaTGGAGGTCAATGCAGTGTTCCAtggaaatctctctctctctctctgtgtattgGCACAGACTAGAACGAGATTGGATTAGAGGTCCTGACCTACACTGTGTGTAAATCAGACAATAAAAACCCATAGAGAGCAAAACTCATATCATTTTACTGCCAAAGTCATTGCTCTATGATGACAGGCCTTTCAGTGCTTTAGCTAAATACTATAGAAGATAATACTTCTCAGTGTAACACAGTgaataattttatttaataaccATGACTTTAACTCAAACTTAAGGCCTACTACTAAAGCAGAAAATCAAATAGAAGGTATAAACGGATCTTTTGAGcactgtttttacttttgtctcATATCCACAAGGCTCTGGGGGACAAAATGAATATTGTACTacaattactattattattctaTCAGCACATGTCCATATAGGGCAAACATACCCACAACATATTCATAGAGTCATATGGGGAGAAagagagtaaaaataaaaattaggtataaaaaaaaaaaatgtaagtggGTGTTGGACATCCTATGAATCTTCTGTCTAATAAAAATCGCTAAATGGAAGGAGGCAAATTGCTTTAATAAAGGAAAAAGGTTTCTGCTAAGTCTTGGATGAAGGCCCAACCCACTgctacacacccacacacacttgctctctctctctctctctctctctctctctctctctgtgtgtgtgtaagagggaGGGGTGAGCTAGAGAGATGAgatagtgagagagagatgagatggAGTAGAGTGTATTGATCAGTGAGCTTGCAGAGAAAGaagccacagccacagcaccACTCTCtctgaacaaaacacaaatgccaGCATAAATAAGACCCTAACTACATCCTCAGATATGGTATGGGTGTTATTATACTGCTGTCTGCTCACAGGTCAGCTGATTTccttcaaaaaaataatacaccAGCAATAAACATACACCTGTCAGACGCACTgtgctcttttttcttttttcaggagAATAAGATTTAACATGGGGTTGTACTAAAAAAATTGAGACATAAGATATGATCTAGTTCTTTAATTTTCAACCAAATATATTTATGCTATTAATTCATGAGTTACTGCTTTCATATATGTTGAGGTGTCTTTTCACTGTTGTCTCTGTTGCTCAATAATGTCATTTAGATGATATTGTGATCTGATCATGTATTATTTCATGTAcacaatgttttaaatgtgatatctattgtcatatatatatatatatttatcacacacaagaaataaaaagcTTCATAAGTAAAAGCATATCAAAGGCAGTGGTTCTTAAAAGGTACAGTTGTCTAGaattaaacatatatatgttagaaGTGAGGGATTAAAtaatatatccatccatcttctactgctttatcctccacatgagggtcgtggggggagctgtgccaatctcagctgacatagggcgatatcAAATAATATatcatgaaataaaaatcacataactagagaaagcacttgTAGAGTGGAAATCTCTGCCAATGCTGCTTAATTTCCCATAGTGTCATTACAGATTATGTGCCAGGTGTTGGCCATATTACTCAGTTACATGGACATATATGAGGAATGGAAATGTCAAACACACCCCTATCTCAAAAgggaaaatgttgttgtttgttgtttctttttcaatAAGAAGGCATCAGGATGACCACAACAATCTTTAATCTCTTCCTTGGAACTTTAATTCCATAATAGAATACAGCGCCATCATATCACGTGTTTGATCACATCTCTCTAACTATTATTAGTTCCTCTTTGATTAGGTTCTTCTGTAAACGCGGCCATTTTTTAACTATTTCGGATCCATGGTAATACATTTTTGGTCACTGTACGGTCACCGGTCATCTGCTGCCGTCTGGTGGGCATCTTAAAAAACTACACCCTCTCCCATAATGCACCTCTTCTTTTTCTATTCCCATCAGTCCCTACCGCGAGCTTCTTTCACCAGTCAAGATGGCGGACAGACCAGGTAAAGCGCCGTGTCCTCTGCTAAAATACCCACTtaagttgtgtgttttgtacctTTTGTCGTtaaattgttgtgttttcagagtctgtgtgtgtgttcgtgtcaGACTGACCGTTAGTGAGTCCGTTGAAGCTCTCTGTGTGAGTGGAGGCCGCATTCGGTCTTCTGACTCACGTCAAGGTCTTTGCTTGTCATTGGCAGATTAGCAACTGAAATGAGTCCGAAAGAGCTGCTTCTCGACATGAATCTGTTACAAACAGTGACGTGATTCTTTGTTTTACTCTTACTTTGGCTGGACCTCTTTTTGGTACTGTCATATTTCCGTTTTATAAAAGTTTCATTGAGCTAGCTCACTGTCTAGCTGTCCTGAGTTCATAAAGTGCCCAGCCATCAGTAATGTTTTCATCTGTGCTTTAGTTAAATGTGGTTAAATGTGCCAAATGTCAGCTGTGGTGAGGCATGCGAGTATAACTTATATTTGCACAGAGCAAACACCAAACGGTATTtactaaaacatttaaacaacgCAATTGATAGTTGAAGTAGTtgcatattaatattaaatcaaTTTTGTTTCAGCACCTTCAGTATAACGTTTTATCTGCATATGTAACATAGTTTTATGATTCTGACTGTTTGGTCCCTGTATACAGCAACAGTTGAGCTGTAGTCAGACAGCATCACCTGTGATCAtttgaaactgaaaaaacaGGTCAACATTTCAGattcaaacaaatcaataaaaaagagGATCTgagcttttaaataaataaatgaatgaatgaatgaatagataGGGGATCTTAACTGACCTTTTTTCTGTCTACGTTACCAGTTCCTGTAATTGAGAAGCGACTGATGGAGGTGAAGCTCGGTGAGCTGGGAACTTGGCTTGGTGGTCGAGACTTCACTCCCAATGGCATCATCTCAGCCGCCCGCAGGGGTGAGGAAACCTGTTCTGAAACTTAATGAAGGATTAAACAAAAAGCTTCCTGTCCTCTTGACATCATGACTCCTTTCTTTTAGATCAATTTACAAATCCAAACCGACACTACAGCCGACTTTGGTAGCCGAAAGTTTACattctgaaaaagaaaatcataactTATGGAATCTATTAATATTTCATCCATATTTACAGAGTCAACTCAAATTGGTAAAATAGGATCATTTGAGTATATCTCAAGTCATCAACAAAGAATGGGGAAGTGTATTGACCCCCAACTAATTTCCTAATCACAGCTTTATATTTTTACCAGGTTCACTagtttttaaaatcacactttGTCCCTGGTTTCCTGTGGTTTATGCTGTTTTTTCCACCTCTATCTCTTCCAGGCCATGACAGATACTACAACAAGTACATCAATGTAAAGAAGGGAGGCATTGGTGGTATCGCTATGCTGCTTGTTGGCTATGTTGCCATAAGCTACATGTGGGAATACGACCACATCAGTAAGAAATGCATACTTGTTTGTCCCATTTATGATGTCCCACTTTCTCTAAAGTAGTTTAAGAATAACATTCTTTGTGTGTAGTTTTTCTCTGGACTTCAGAACTAAATACTATAAATAttcgtctttttcttcttcctttttgtaGAGCACGATCGTTGGAGGAAGTACCACTGAGTTTGTTAAGCAGCTACCGGACCTCCAGGGGTTGAAGTTGGATCTCTTGGCTCCCACGTGCTTTCTATTCAGCTGTGTGTTAATATGTGACCAATAAACAAAATAACGTTATGTTATACATCGTGTTTGTGTGGTTATATCTTAAGTCTGTAAAAGTCAAATATCTCAAGTATCAGTTACTGTAAAAAGTGTCAGGTTTATCTCTGTAATTAGAATTAGTCATGTTTGCACACACAATTGGTTGTGAATTTGAACCTATATATTAAACCCAGTTTTACACACCTGTAGTAAATGCACACAAGCTGGGCGCAGGAGTAGTGGGCCATGCTCATCTGCACCCGGGGCCCTTGACCTATTCTAGGATTTGAACTGACAACCCTCTAGTAACAAGCCCATATCCTTTTTTGTAATGTGAAAAGTTAAACAGTCAAATTtgtaacaaaacatttatttgcacGCTGTACAGATGTATGAATGTTTACACCATTGCCGCTGACaattgaaaatacattttaacataagcTGAGCTAAAATTGTACTCAGATCAACAGGGTGTTCACATTCAGTGGTATAAACTACTGAGGATTTTAAACGTTTGCAAAAAGCCAAAAATGTCGGAGTTGAAAAGTAAGAATTGACAAGTGATACGTGTGAATTTAGGCTTCTATCAAACACAGTAGAAAAAGCAGTGACTGAAATTCCTGCTAGCATgttcatgtttcctttttttgttgtcaacATTAAATAGAATTACAGACTTAAATCCTGGTCTCCTATCAAAGTCACATGACCtaaggaaaaacaaagatcAGCAACATGTTAAGAGCGCTGTACGTCTGAAGACACTTGCTGCAGACTGGACCCCGGCTGTGATGATTGGATGCTTAGTTCTTTCAAGAGTCCGGTTATTCAACCACCGCCACACTGATCTGAGTGAGTGTCTTTGTGTATCCACTGTTTGTAAGAGGCAACAGTCTTCAACTTCAGCCTGTGGAGCAGAGCAGCTTCCTCTTGTCTTTTCCACTCTCACCAGGGGGGCGAGCTGTGGTGTCTGAACCTCAGGACTGCAGGTTACTGACCACTGAGGAAGGCGAGGTGGCCTTTTGTGCATTTGTTGGCATAGTGGCCCTTTTCTCCACActgcagacagaaaaaaaacaaggtaacTCCTTATTAAAAGTAGACTTCACACCCCAGAAGAAATGACCACTATTGACTAGTCAAGTGTTTTTTGTCACTTGACTCTTGAGTTAAACCCATATAACACCAATATATTCCTTTCACTTGCATTATGATAAACAGTCCAGACAGTTTAGCTTAATGTACTACTTTAAATTTCTGGGCAAATAAGGATGTTCAAAATAATATGGCCAGTAGCTGATATTACCACCaatgttttttattcttaaGTGTCAGGGACAAGAGGCACTAGCTTAGCGCTGTGTAaaaggtaaaacaaataaattttaaagaaaaatcagcAAACCAGCACCTTTTGACTTCTCTACTAACTGGATATACATAATATCTCAAGTATGCTGAGATACAATTTAAAGTATACAAACTGTAATTCATTGTTTCCTGATCATTTTCTATATATAAAGTCCCATAAAAAGTGCGCTAGTGGTAACTcaagatttatttaaaacactgatcagccacaataaaaaaaaaaaaaaaagatgattttttttgtgtgcatacaaaaaagtaatgtttttatgtatgtCAAATTCAGTGATCATGGGCATTTGGAAGATTTTAAAaactggatgtgttccagtaaagtgattaagaaataattatactgtgtCGTCAGTAGCAATAgcattgctaaaaaaaaaaaaaggtcttatGGTGGTATTAAGACTTTAGCACAGAAATATGTACTGTTTGAAAAAGTTAATTCTTAACACCTGTAATATCATTTAAAAGttagtttaagttattttccATGGCTGCATGGCTtgacaaagtcaaa of Solea solea chromosome 16, fSolSol10.1, whole genome shotgun sequence contains these proteins:
- the atp5mf gene encoding ATP synthase subunit f, mitochondrial is translated as MADRPVPVIEKRLMEVKLGELGTWLGGRDFTPNGIISAARRGHDRYYNKYINVKKGGIGGIAMLLVGYVAISYMWEYDHIKHDRWRKYH